A part of Solibacillus sp. FSL H8-0538 genomic DNA contains:
- a CDS encoding 5-oxoprolinase subunit C family protein has product MTIEVLKPGLQTTVQDKGRYGLQQYGVIVSGAMDTISYQIGNLLLQQEDYASLEMTLLGPTLKFHCDTTIAITGGSMAPLLNGVPCPMWRAVMVKCGDVLKFSSAQKGVRSYLAVKGGIQVEHVLNSKSTYLKARIGGHHGRALKSGDRLPISEWSTTAPSTTIDVTNFKLFENDVTIRVLKGTEYESFTEKSLSLFEEATYTISKDADRMGYRLESDAILHLQQPTNMLSEAVTIGTVQVPPSGQPIILMADRQTTGGYPKIAQVASVDLSKLAQLPPYAKIRFKLISLDEAQQLWIKQQKHLNLLALLLN; this is encoded by the coding sequence ATGACAATTGAGGTACTAAAACCAGGACTCCAAACAACGGTTCAAGATAAAGGACGCTATGGTTTGCAGCAATATGGGGTGATTGTAAGTGGGGCGATGGATACTATTTCTTATCAAATTGGGAACCTACTATTACAACAAGAAGATTATGCATCCCTTGAGATGACGCTACTTGGACCCACACTAAAATTCCACTGCGATACAACTATTGCAATTACAGGAGGCTCAATGGCACCACTTCTAAACGGGGTGCCTTGTCCGATGTGGCGAGCGGTAATGGTGAAATGCGGGGATGTATTGAAATTCTCTTCAGCTCAAAAAGGGGTACGTTCGTACTTAGCTGTTAAAGGGGGCATTCAAGTAGAGCATGTACTCAATAGTAAAAGCACTTATTTAAAAGCACGTATCGGTGGTCATCACGGGCGCGCTTTAAAAAGTGGGGACAGACTTCCGATTTCCGAATGGTCGACAACTGCTCCATCGACTACCATTGATGTTACCAACTTCAAACTGTTCGAAAACGATGTAACAATTCGTGTACTAAAAGGAACAGAGTATGAAAGCTTTACAGAGAAAAGCCTCTCGTTATTTGAAGAAGCTACCTATACGATTTCAAAAGATGCCGATCGCATGGGGTATCGACTAGAAAGCGATGCCATCCTACATTTACAACAGCCGACAAATATGCTATCTGAAGCAGTTACAATCGGTACGGTACAAGTACCGCCTAGCGGGCAGCCAATTATTTTAATGGCCGATCGTCAAACGACAGGTGGTTACCCAAAAATTGCTCAAGTTGCAAGCGTTGATTTATCAAAGCTCGCTCAATTGCCACCCTATGCAAAAATTCGTTTCAAACTAATTTCTTTAGACGAAGCTCAACAACTTTGGATTAAACAGCAAAAACATTTAAACTTACTAGCACTCTTATTGAATTAA
- a CDS encoding AEC family transporter produces the protein MNYLSMIFFQIVAPILVLLVVGAGLQRKFKFNLKALSQLITYCFMPAAVFVNIYETSIEMAVLGQITIFIILFIGSQMVLSHYLAKVLGLDQKESAVFKNSVVLINSGNYGIPVAQMIFVTQPIGVAIQVILVIFQNVTTYTYGLYNLISSTKSGMAILKDFLKMPIIHALIIGTILNMLNVPIPQTFRIPLDHIADGFIAVALITLGAQLSQIEMRTMLNKTIFVSCFTRLIIGPAVALLIIYSLGLDGVVAQSLFIASAFPTSRNSSSLALEYDVESATAAQTVLFSTIISCLTVTVVIYMSTLLFT, from the coding sequence ATGAACTATTTATCGATGATTTTCTTTCAGATTGTTGCGCCGATTTTAGTGCTACTTGTTGTGGGAGCGGGTCTGCAAAGAAAGTTCAAGTTTAATTTAAAGGCATTGTCACAGCTTATTACGTACTGTTTTATGCCGGCTGCGGTGTTTGTGAATATTTATGAAACATCAATTGAAATGGCGGTGCTCGGTCAAATAACAATTTTTATTATTCTCTTCATCGGCAGTCAGATGGTGCTGAGTCATTATTTGGCCAAGGTGCTTGGGCTTGATCAGAAGGAATCTGCGGTATTTAAAAATAGCGTCGTGCTTATTAATTCTGGGAATTACGGTATTCCAGTGGCGCAAATGATTTTTGTTACGCAGCCGATTGGGGTGGCGATTCAGGTCATTCTCGTTATTTTTCAAAATGTGACAACGTATACATACGGGCTTTATAATCTGATTTCTTCGACGAAATCAGGGATGGCGATTTTAAAGGATTTTCTTAAAATGCCGATTATTCATGCGCTCATTATTGGGACGATTTTGAACATGCTGAACGTGCCAATACCACAAACTTTTCGTATTCCATTGGATCATATAGCGGACGGTTTTATTGCGGTGGCGCTCATTACGCTGGGGGCTCAGCTGTCTCAAATTGAAATGCGCACGATGTTGAATAAAACAATTTTTGTAAGCTGCTTTACACGCTTAATTATTGGTCCGGCGGTGGCACTGCTCATTATTTATTCACTTGGGTTAGACGGGGTAGTGGCGCAGTCGTTATTCATTGCGAGTGCGTTCCCGACATCGCGTAATAGCTCTAGTCTGGCGTTGGAATATGATGTAGAGTCTGCAACAGCCGCACAAACTGTTCTTTTTTCAACGATAATTAGCTGTTTAACGGTGACTGTTGTGATTTATATGTCTACGCTATTATTTACGTAA
- a CDS encoding SLC13 family permease, which produces MQLTLTFVILAVTILLFMTNRVRGDLVAVMALLAFVIFGILTPAEALAGFSNSVVIMIAALFVVGAGILRTGLAGMAGNLLLKWSGDSELKLFVLLLIIVATVGAFMSNTGTVALMLPIVVSIAMSIKVSPSKFLIPLSYIASMSGLMTLIASPPNLIVSQILVDNGYAKLGFFTITPIGIIATITAIIYLVLVRNTLLPNEKNSTQSDAGYKLSPKRIVREYHLQDKLFRIIVREDSAIIDHPLADLKLPATYHICIMKIKRGAIEGINLLPMTYQEMAGPTSIIHLHDELYVQGILEDVERFAADFNLQMEPFEDDAQELVSKKIGVAEVLLTPQSRLIGETVRQIGFREKYNLNILGINRKGDYLLENMAQQKLRFGDAILVQGAWDEIDLLSSETQDVVVIGQPREHAGVVAATGKAPIAGAIMLLMIGLMVFEVFDAVISVLIGGVLMIITGCLRNMDDAYGKMNFESIVLVAAMLPMATALQKTGGMVILSDGIISALGGYGPYGVLVGVYLLTVVFGQFVSNTATAVLFAPIAMTAALTMNANPYTFMIAVAAAAGMAFATPIASPTNSLVLTAGGYKFMDFVKVGVPLQIIMFIVMMIVVPLLFPF; this is translated from the coding sequence ATGCAATTAACTCTTACATTTGTTATTTTGGCCGTTACAATTCTGTTGTTTATGACGAATCGAGTACGCGGTGATTTAGTGGCCGTAATGGCACTACTGGCATTTGTCATCTTTGGCATCCTAACACCTGCTGAAGCGCTTGCTGGCTTTTCAAATTCTGTTGTCATTATGATTGCCGCGCTGTTCGTTGTGGGTGCGGGTATTTTGCGAACGGGATTAGCCGGTATGGCGGGAAACTTGCTACTAAAGTGGTCAGGGGATAGCGAGCTGAAATTATTTGTACTGCTACTAATCATCGTTGCGACAGTCGGAGCATTTATGAGTAACACCGGAACCGTCGCACTCATGCTACCAATCGTTGTCAGTATTGCGATGAGCATCAAGGTGAGCCCGTCAAAATTTTTAATACCTCTTTCCTATATTGCGAGCATGTCCGGATTGATGACGCTAATTGCTTCGCCGCCGAACCTAATTGTGAGTCAAATTTTAGTCGATAATGGGTACGCCAAGCTTGGTTTCTTCACCATAACACCGATTGGAATTATTGCGACGATTACAGCCATAATTTATTTAGTGCTTGTGCGCAATACGTTATTACCAAACGAAAAAAATAGTACGCAATCCGATGCCGGCTACAAATTATCCCCGAAACGAATCGTGCGCGAATATCATTTACAGGATAAATTATTCCGCATTATTGTACGTGAGGATTCGGCCATTATAGACCATCCTCTAGCAGATTTAAAGTTACCAGCAACATACCATATTTGCATTATGAAAATTAAACGTGGTGCTATAGAAGGTATTAATTTACTGCCAATGACGTATCAGGAAATGGCGGGTCCAACGAGCATCATTCATTTACATGACGAGCTTTATGTGCAAGGGATACTAGAGGATGTAGAGCGCTTTGCTGCGGATTTTAACCTTCAAATGGAGCCGTTTGAGGACGACGCACAGGAGCTTGTTTCTAAAAAAATTGGAGTTGCCGAAGTACTGCTCACACCGCAGTCCCGTTTAATTGGCGAAACAGTTCGCCAAATCGGTTTCCGAGAAAAATACAATTTAAATATCCTCGGCATTAACCGAAAAGGGGATTATCTACTTGAAAACATGGCACAGCAAAAGCTTCGTTTCGGGGATGCTATATTAGTGCAAGGTGCGTGGGATGAAATTGATTTATTATCAAGTGAAACACAGGATGTCGTCGTTATTGGTCAGCCGCGCGAGCATGCGGGCGTTGTAGCGGCAACCGGGAAAGCCCCGATTGCAGGCGCGATTATGCTACTCATGATTGGTCTTATGGTATTTGAAGTATTCGATGCCGTCATTTCTGTATTAATCGGGGGGGTGCTCATGATTATTACGGGCTGCCTACGCAATATGGACGACGCGTACGGCAAAATGAATTTTGAAAGTATTGTCCTTGTTGCCGCCATGCTTCCAATGGCAACCGCCCTGCAAAAAACAGGTGGGATGGTTATTTTATCGGACGGGATTATTAGTGCGCTCGGCGGCTATGGTCCATACGGCGTCTTAGTCGGGGTCTATTTATTAACGGTCGTGTTCGGACAGTTTGTCAGCAATACCGCAACCGCAGTGCTATTCGCACCAATTGCGATGACCGCCGCTCTCACAATGAACGCTAATCCCTATACATTTATGATCGCCGTTGCTGCTGCGGCCGGAATGGCGTTTGCTACACCAATCGCTTCACCAACGAACTCCCTGGTATTAACAGCGGGCGGCTATAAATTTATGGACTTCGTGAAAGTCGGCGTACCACTTCAAATTATTATGTTCATCGTCATGATGATTGTGGTGCCGTTGTTGTTTCCTTTCTAA
- a CDS encoding methyl-accepting chemotaxis protein, producing MKNSNTGLFKRLALGFVIVTALFVLSLGVLMYINTKKIVEIAYMEDAKNSVDYLVEQIDVERFEQLAKHPAEGDLYIELQGELTEFLDKNTLTYMYVVVPPTSGEEAITLVDAGDLNAGGVLPMGEPMAGVNYNEVIQTFKKEGAYVELVNTEEFGKLISAYVPMKNAQGEVFAIFGIDEAFMTLDSIQSKALQDTLPLFIALVVVLSILIISGLGYYLYQLLKPIDVMRSATIKLDKGQISGSNALMDKVNLSSQTNITQFGHAFKSALQSITNMITSLKGMSKDIYQTTNTLNDVSSNVEQSTMTLTASIEQISVSVEQQHGLAQQALKAVDVMTTDIHNVSDHVEKVVSNLQETTTLIEHSAHNANDVSQRVHNMALTVEKTSANVLILSDRYSSIEEMVGVIQDIADQTNLLALNAAIEAARAGEQGKGFAVVADEVKKLAEMTKVSAEDIRGHIGEFKRVTEQVLLDMNTSTHEVQQGATFVHAISEELMKVRESATIVIQNVNDVAHLSEKIEHTALQVNMSIQGSNAANEEVVANTQSVLQSATVQEQAVATLKLTTNNLQTYVEQLETIVKKYDV from the coding sequence ATGAAAAATTCGAATACGGGGTTATTTAAAAGACTTGCGTTAGGTTTTGTCATTGTTACAGCACTATTTGTTTTATCCCTTGGTGTATTAATGTATATTAACACGAAGAAAATTGTAGAAATTGCATATATGGAAGATGCAAAAAATTCAGTGGACTATTTAGTAGAGCAAATTGATGTAGAACGTTTTGAGCAATTAGCGAAACATCCGGCTGAAGGCGATTTATATATAGAATTGCAAGGTGAATTGACGGAATTTTTGGACAAAAACACATTAACGTATATGTATGTGGTTGTTCCTCCAACGAGCGGAGAAGAAGCGATTACCTTGGTGGACGCAGGCGATTTGAATGCGGGTGGAGTCCTTCCTATGGGGGAGCCCATGGCAGGGGTTAACTACAATGAAGTCATTCAAACCTTTAAAAAAGAAGGAGCTTATGTAGAACTGGTCAATACTGAAGAATTCGGTAAATTAATTTCGGCGTATGTGCCGATGAAAAATGCACAAGGTGAGGTTTTTGCGATTTTTGGTATTGATGAAGCCTTTATGACGCTAGATTCAATTCAATCGAAAGCATTGCAAGATACATTGCCATTATTCATTGCGCTTGTCGTTGTATTAAGCATTTTGATTATTTCGGGGCTGGGCTACTATTTATACCAATTACTGAAACCAATTGATGTGATGCGTAGCGCGACGATTAAGCTAGATAAAGGACAAATTAGTGGATCAAATGCATTGATGGACAAGGTGAATTTATCGAGTCAAACTAACATTACTCAATTCGGACATGCGTTTAAGTCCGCGCTGCAATCTATTACAAACATGATTACGAGCTTAAAAGGGATGAGCAAAGATATTTATCAGACGACAAATACGTTAAATGATGTGTCTTCAAATGTTGAGCAATCAACGATGACATTAACAGCGAGCATTGAGCAAATTAGTGTCAGTGTGGAGCAACAGCATGGGCTCGCGCAACAAGCACTGAAGGCTGTTGATGTCATGACAACTGATATTCATAATGTTTCAGATCATGTGGAAAAAGTGGTCAGCAACTTGCAGGAAACAACAACGTTAATTGAACATAGCGCCCACAATGCGAACGATGTATCACAGCGAGTGCATAATATGGCACTAACAGTCGAGAAAACTTCAGCAAATGTACTTATCTTAAGCGATCGTTATTCTTCCATTGAAGAAATGGTTGGCGTGATTCAAGACATTGCTGATCAAACGAACCTTCTTGCATTAAACGCAGCCATTGAAGCAGCCAGAGCAGGTGAGCAAGGAAAAGGCTTCGCTGTTGTAGCGGATGAAGTGAAGAAACTGGCGGAGATGACTAAGGTTTCGGCAGAAGATATTCGAGGTCATATTGGTGAATTTAAACGTGTTACAGAGCAAGTATTACTAGATATGAATACCAGCACACATGAAGTACAGCAAGGAGCAACGTTTGTCCATGCAATTAGCGAGGAGCTGATGAAGGTGCGCGAATCCGCAACGATTGTCATTCAAAATGTAAATGATGTTGCACATTTATCAGAAAAAATTGAGCACACCGCATTACAAGTAAATATGTCTATTCAAGGCTCAAATGCAGCGAATGAAGAAGTTGTCGCTAACACGCAATCTGTTTTACAATCGGCAACTGTTCAGGAGCAAGCCGTCGCGACATTAAAGCTAACGACAAACAATCTACAAACCTATGTGGAACAGCTCGAAACGATAGTAAAAAAATATGATGTATAA
- a CDS encoding catalase has product MTMDKQRRFTTAGGAPVVSNHDSMTAGKRGPLLLQDVWMLEKLANFNREVIPERRMHAKGSGAFGTFTVTHDITKYTTAKIFAEVGKQTPMFTRFSTVAGERGAADAERDIRGFAMKFYTEDGNWDLVGNNTPVFFFRDPLHFTDLNHVVKRDPRTNMHNANSNWDFWTLLPEALHQVTIVMSDRGIPAGYRNMHGFGSHTYSFINAEGVRHWVKFHFESQQGIKNLTGEEAGAIIANDRESSQRDLYEAIEKGDFPKWKMSIQIMTEEQAKKHPYNPFDLTKVWYKGDFPLIPVGEFELNKNADNYFAEVEQSAFAPSNIVPGISFSPDKMLQARIFAYADAQRYRLGVNHYMLPVNAPKCPFRTFHRDGAMRFDGNLGSTMSYEPNSYGEWEHNTDLAEPHLDLEGGAGIHDFREDDNNYFEQPGKLFRLMNADEQQRLFNTTAADMASVEEFIKRRHILHCYLADPAYGEGVAKAMGLSLEGMDLSNPYTKTSVEA; this is encoded by the coding sequence ATGACAATGGACAAACAGCGTCGTTTCACAACAGCTGGTGGCGCACCAGTAGTAAGCAACCATGACTCTATGACTGCAGGTAAACGTGGACCACTTTTACTTCAAGACGTATGGATGCTTGAAAAGTTAGCCAACTTTAACCGCGAAGTAATCCCTGAGCGTCGTATGCACGCAAAAGGATCAGGTGCTTTTGGTACTTTTACTGTAACTCATGACATTACTAAATATACAACTGCAAAAATTTTCGCTGAAGTAGGTAAACAAACACCTATGTTCACACGTTTCTCAACAGTAGCTGGCGAACGTGGTGCTGCTGATGCTGAGCGTGATATCCGCGGTTTCGCAATGAAATTTTACACTGAAGATGGTAACTGGGATTTAGTCGGTAACAATACACCCGTATTCTTCTTCCGTGATCCATTACATTTCACGGACTTAAACCACGTTGTTAAACGCGATCCACGCACAAACATGCACAACGCCAACAGCAACTGGGACTTTTGGACTTTACTACCTGAAGCATTACACCAAGTAACAATCGTAATGTCTGACCGTGGTATTCCAGCTGGTTACCGTAACATGCACGGTTTCGGTTCTCATACTTATAGCTTCATCAACGCTGAAGGTGTACGTCACTGGGTTAAATTCCACTTTGAGTCTCAACAAGGCATCAAAAACTTAACTGGTGAAGAAGCTGGCGCAATCATTGCTAATGACCGCGAATCTTCTCAACGTGACCTTTATGAAGCGATCGAAAAAGGCGATTTCCCTAAATGGAAAATGTCTATTCAAATCATGACTGAAGAGCAAGCGAAGAAACACCCATACAATCCATTCGATTTAACAAAAGTTTGGTACAAAGGTGATTTCCCACTAATTCCAGTTGGTGAATTCGAGCTTAACAAAAACGCCGACAACTATTTTGCTGAAGTAGAGCAATCTGCATTCGCTCCTTCTAACATCGTTCCTGGTATTAGCTTCTCTCCAGATAAAATGTTACAAGCGCGTATCTTTGCTTATGCGGATGCACAACGTTACCGTTTAGGCGTTAACCATTATATGCTTCCAGTAAACGCACCAAAATGCCCATTCCGCACATTCCACCGCGATGGTGCAATGCGTTTTGATGGCAACTTAGGATCAACTATGTCTTATGAGCCAAACAGTTACGGTGAGTGGGAGCACAATACTGATTTAGCCGAACCACACCTAGACTTAGAAGGTGGCGCTGGCATCCACGATTTCCGTGAAGATGACAATAACTACTTCGAGCAACCAGGTAAACTATTCCGCTTAATGAACGCCGATGAGCAACAACGTCTATTCAACACAACTGCTGCTGATATGGCTTCTGTTGAAGAATTTATCAAACGCCGTCACATCTTACACTGCTACTTAGCTGATCCAGCATATGGTGAAGGTGTTGCAAAAGCAATGGGTCTTTCTTTAGAAGGTATGGATCTTTCAAACCCATACACAAAAACATCTGTAGAAGCTTAA
- a CDS encoding NRAMP family divalent metal transporter, producing the protein MAEVNMNKQKKSNKGRTSALLGAAFLMATSSIGPGFLTQTTVFTSQLMASMGFVILISIILDIVAQMNVWRVIGVSGLRGQEIANKVFPGLGYVLAFLIVCGGLAFNIGNVAGAGLGLNTMLGIDPIYGAIVSAAFAIFIFLFKEASKVMDRVAQIAGFVMIFLMLYVAFTTAPPVGEAIKRTVWPEEIGLLAIVTLVGGTVGGYITFAGGHRLVDAGITGMENLRQITISSVSGILITGVMRVALFLAVLGVVSKGLTLDPSNPAASVFQLAVGDIGYRIFGVIMWAAAITSVVGAAYTSVSFIRSFHPKIEKYHNWITITFIVISTVVFTTIGQPVTTLIIVGALNAMILPLALTIMLIGAHKTNIVGTVYKHPKILTITGVIVVVVMGILCVRTVFTNISSLF; encoded by the coding sequence ATGGCAGAAGTGAATATGAACAAACAAAAGAAGAGTAATAAAGGGAGAACAAGTGCGTTATTAGGTGCAGCATTCCTAATGGCTACCTCTTCAATTGGTCCAGGATTTTTAACACAAACGACGGTATTTACAAGCCAATTAATGGCAAGTATGGGCTTTGTTATTTTAATCTCCATCATTTTAGATATCGTGGCACAAATGAATGTATGGCGTGTTATCGGGGTTTCGGGTTTGCGCGGTCAGGAAATTGCAAATAAAGTATTTCCAGGTCTTGGCTATGTATTAGCGTTCCTAATTGTTTGTGGAGGATTAGCATTCAACATAGGGAACGTAGCAGGTGCAGGTCTCGGATTAAATACGATGCTCGGCATTGATCCAATTTACGGTGCGATTGTCAGTGCAGCTTTCGCAATTTTCATTTTCTTATTCAAAGAAGCAAGTAAAGTAATGGACCGCGTAGCACAAATTGCTGGGTTCGTTATGATTTTCTTAATGCTTTATGTAGCGTTCACAACAGCACCACCAGTAGGTGAAGCAATTAAACGTACAGTTTGGCCAGAAGAAATCGGATTATTAGCAATTGTTACATTAGTTGGGGGCACAGTAGGTGGTTACATTACCTTTGCAGGTGGTCACCGCTTGGTAGATGCAGGTATTACAGGGATGGAAAATTTACGTCAAATTACGATTAGTTCTGTTTCGGGAATTTTAATTACTGGCGTTATGCGTGTTGCGTTGTTCTTAGCGGTATTAGGAGTTGTATCGAAGGGTTTAACACTAGACCCATCAAATCCAGCTGCATCCGTATTCCAATTAGCTGTTGGTGACATAGGGTATCGAATTTTCGGTGTTATCATGTGGGCAGCAGCTATTACATCTGTTGTTGGCGCTGCGTATACATCGGTATCATTCATTCGCTCATTCCACCCAAAAATCGAGAAGTATCATAACTGGATTACGATTACATTTATCGTCATTTCAACAGTGGTTTTCACGACAATTGGTCAACCAGTGACAACACTAATTATCGTAGGTGCGTTAAACGCAATGATCTTACCGCTTGCGTTAACAATCATGCTAATTGGTGCACATAAAACAAATATCGT
- a CDS encoding HTH domain-containing protein, translating into MLTIQQAAFQVLQQAGTSLKSLEIARRIHEAQLVASSAVNPVQSISQALERNIRMNKGNMPKLAFIETAFGREITIPVSEIITREHVEQQKVLQQTESITIELPKSLLDKVKIFQLGTGVETVDEALALLIRSGLVNNSSKLIESIKKEMESL; encoded by the coding sequence ATGTTAACCATTCAACAAGCGGCCTTTCAAGTGCTGCAACAGGCGGGAACATCATTAAAATCGCTTGAAATTGCAAGACGTATTCATGAGGCACAGCTTGTTGCCAGCTCGGCGGTCAATCCGGTACAGTCGATTTCGCAAGCACTAGAACGCAATATCCGTATGAACAAGGGGAATATGCCGAAGCTCGCGTTCATTGAAACGGCATTTGGACGAGAAATTACCATTCCTGTGAGCGAGATAATTACACGTGAGCATGTCGAACAGCAAAAAGTACTTCAACAAACGGAGTCTATTACAATTGAATTACCGAAAAGCTTGTTAGATAAGGTGAAGATTTTTCAGCTCGGCACCGGTGTGGAAACGGTCGATGAGGCACTTGCTTTACTCATTCGTAGTGGGCTAGTAAACAACTCATCAAAGCTAATTGAGTCGATTAAAAAAGAGATGGAGAGTTTGTAA
- the pxpB gene encoding 5-oxoprolinase subunit PxpB: protein MTHTISFQPLGDSALFIRFGDEISPSIHENIQQFIQKFQVTQPEWLVEIVPAYTSICVHFDLLKVASCTYYGQSITEFLEQYIQEIHQNIGKSNSTDGRLIEVPVVYGGAFGPDLSYVAQYNGMTEEEVIRLHTSSECLVHMLGFSPGFAFMGGMNPTIGTPRKEIPRLAIPAGSVGIAGEQTGVYPVETPGGWQIIGRTPQPFFMPNQLPPTYLQAGDRIRFVAISEEEFSTWGAKS, encoded by the coding sequence TTGACACACACAATTTCATTTCAACCTTTAGGGGATTCTGCATTATTCATTCGTTTTGGTGATGAAATTTCACCATCCATACATGAAAATATTCAACAATTTATACAAAAATTTCAAGTTACTCAGCCAGAGTGGTTAGTCGAAATTGTTCCGGCTTATACATCGATTTGTGTACATTTCGATTTACTAAAAGTGGCATCCTGTACTTACTACGGACAATCCATCACAGAATTTCTTGAGCAGTATATACAAGAGATTCATCAAAACATAGGCAAAAGCAATTCAACAGATGGACGCCTTATTGAGGTCCCTGTTGTATACGGAGGGGCATTTGGTCCAGATCTTAGCTACGTCGCACAATATAACGGAATGACCGAAGAGGAAGTTATTCGATTGCATACTAGTAGCGAATGTTTAGTACATATGTTAGGATTTTCTCCTGGTTTTGCATTTATGGGTGGGATGAATCCAACTATCGGGACACCTCGTAAAGAAATACCGCGGTTAGCCATCCCTGCTGGTTCAGTAGGAATTGCTGGTGAACAGACAGGGGTTTATCCGGTTGAAACCCCTGGAGGCTGGCAAATTATTGGCCGCACACCGCAACCATTTTTTATGCCAAATCAGTTACCACCTACTTATTTACAGGCCGGTGATCGCATTCGATTTGTCGCGATTTCAGAAGAGGAATTTTCAACATGGGGGGCTAAATCATGA
- a CDS encoding LamB/YcsF family protein, giving the protein MTLTVDLNCDLGESFGCYTLGEQNEILKYVTSANIACGFHAGDPTVMRQTVQLAIENNVKIGAHPGLPDLNGFGRREMNITPQEAYDMVIYQIGALQGFLTAVGAEMQHVKPHGALYNMAAKDPALAKAIAQAVYDSSPKLILFGLASSELTKASEALGLQTAHEVFADRTYQQDGSLTSRKQSDAMITDDTQSIAQVIQMVKEGTVTAQQGVNVPLRADTICIHGDGEHAVDFAKKVQSGLVNEQVEVKAFS; this is encoded by the coding sequence ATGACCTTAACAGTAGATTTAAACTGCGATCTAGGAGAAAGCTTTGGGTGCTATACATTAGGGGAACAAAATGAAATTTTAAAATATGTAACCTCCGCAAATATCGCATGTGGTTTTCATGCGGGTGATCCAACTGTGATGCGACAAACTGTGCAGTTGGCGATTGAAAACAATGTGAAAATCGGCGCGCATCCAGGATTACCAGATTTAAATGGTTTTGGACGACGCGAAATGAATATTACGCCGCAAGAAGCTTACGATATGGTTATTTATCAAATAGGTGCATTACAAGGATTTTTAACAGCAGTAGGCGCTGAAATGCAACATGTAAAGCCTCATGGTGCGCTCTATAATATGGCAGCAAAAGATCCGGCACTAGCTAAAGCAATTGCACAAGCAGTATATGATAGTTCGCCAAAGTTAATTTTATTTGGTTTAGCTTCGAGTGAACTAACAAAAGCTAGTGAAGCGCTCGGCTTACAAACGGCACATGAAGTATTTGCCGATCGGACATATCAGCAAGACGGATCATTAACATCGCGTAAGCAGTCCGATGCAATGATTACTGATGATACACAATCGATTGCACAGGTCATCCAAATGGTAAAAGAGGGAACTGTGACGGCTCAGCAAGGTGTGAATGTACCGCTGCGTGCAGATACAATTTGCATTCACGGAGACGGAGAACATGCGGTCGATTTCGCTAAAAAGGTTCAAAGTGGACTTGTAAATGAACAAGTTGAGGTAAAAGCGTTTAGTTAA